From a region of the Sesamum indicum cultivar Zhongzhi No. 13 linkage group LG3, S_indicum_v1.0, whole genome shotgun sequence genome:
- the LOC105156988 gene encoding vacuole membrane protein KMS1, which translates to MGSKKKSSSSKNHRSRGMSISGLRIKHQQELENLTLTSQPFKTLKLFILAVTRYLSRSVAYLLSHRGWLMLLSTIVAIAGVLLVTVDGPHEKHVEEVLRYLRFGLWWVALGVASSIGLGSGLHTFVLYLGPHIALFTIKAVQCGRVDIKSALYDTIQLKRVPSWLGKDCAEFGPPLFPSSHGVRIPLSSILPQVQLEAILWGLGTALGELPPYFISRAARLSGGKVNAMEELDDSSKEDEGFISARLNKIKRWFLSHAQYLNFFTILILASVPNPLFDLAGIMCGQFGIPFWEFFLATMIGKAIIKTHIQTVFIISVCNNQLLHWMENELIWVLSFIPGFDSILPNLVSKLHKIKDKYMATKHHVPANNKGNKWEFSLAFIWNTIVWFMLMNFFVKIVNATAQRYLKKQQDKEIAALKNKSSKQSDDSDTSSR; encoded by the exons ATGGGgtccaagaaaaaatcaagttCTTCCAAAAATCATCGCAGCAGGGGCATGTCGATCTCAG GGCTTCGTATAAAGCACCAACAAGAATTAGAAAATTTGACCCTGACCTCACAGCCTTTCAAGACATTAAAGCTTTTTATTCTTGCCGTCACACGATATCTCAGCCGATCAGTAGCATATCTTTTGTCACATCGTGGTTGGCTTATGCTGTTGAGTACCATTGTTGCGATTGCTGGCGTACTACTTGTTACTGTTGATGGTCCTCATGAGAAG CATGTTGAGGAAGTTCTACGTTATTTGCGATTTGGATTATGGTGGGTGGCTCTTGGTGTTGCATCTTCCATTGGACTGG GTTCTGGATTGCACACTTTCGTACTCTATCTGGGACCTCATATTGCATTATTCACTATAAAGGCAGTGCAATGTGGTCGAGTAGACATTAAAAGTGCCCTATATGATAcaatacaattaaaaagagTTCCTTCATGGCTTGGCAAGGATTGTGCTGAATTTGGGCCCCCGTTGTTTCCATCGTCACATGGCGTACGGATTCCCCTTAGTAGCATATTGCCCCAGGTCCAGTTAGAAGCAATCCTGTGGGGTCTTGGCACTGCGCTTGGTGAACTTCCCCCTTACTTCATTTCAAGGGCAG CTCGCTTGTCAGGTGGTAAAGTCAATGCAATGGAAGAATTGGATGATTCCTCAAAAGAGGATGAGGGATTTATATCTGCTcgactaaataaaattaagcgcTGGTTCCTGTCACATGCCCAATATTTAAACTTCTTCACGATTTTAATTCTTGCTTCG GTACCTAATCCTTTATTTGATCTTGCGGGCATAATGTGCGGACAATTTGGAATTCCTTTCTGGGAGTTCTTTCTTGCAACGATGATAGGCAAAGCAATCATCAAGACTCACATACAG ACGGTGTTTATCATTTCCGTGTGCAATAATCAACTTCTTCACTGGATGGAAAACGAACTAATTTGGGTACTTAGCTTTATACCTGGGTTTGACTCTATATTACCCAACCTCGTCTCCAAACTCCATAAGATCAAAGACAAGTACATGGCGACTAAACATCACGTTCCGGCAAATAACAAG GGGAATAAATGGGAATTTTCTCTCGCTTTCATTTGGAACACCATCGTTTGGTTCATGCTGATGAACTTTTTCGTCAAGATTGTGAACGCAACCGCACAACGGTACCTAAAGAAACAACAAGATAAGGAAATAGCAGCGTTGAAGAATAAATCATCCAAGCAATCCGACGACTCTGATACTTCATCTAGGTGA